In candidate division WOR-3 bacterium, a genomic segment contains:
- the acpS gene encoding holo-ACP synthase: MAIFGVGIDLVEIGRVRNALVRYGDRFRNRIFTAAEVSFCERVSGKFLSYAGRFAAKEAFSKALGTGLRGAIGWREVEVLDNERSRPTITVTGRAQKFLGDRKVHLSITHLSDYAAAVVVIEE, translated from the coding sequence ATGGCCATCTTCGGCGTCGGGATTGACCTCGTGGAAATTGGTCGGGTCCGCAACGCACTTGTCCGCTACGGCGACCGGTTCCGCAACCGTATTTTCACTGCGGCCGAAGTTTCGTTCTGTGAGCGGGTCTCGGGCAAGTTTCTGTCCTATGCTGGCCGGTTCGCGGCCAAGGAGGCATTCTCAAAGGCGCTCGGAACTGGACTACGCGGCGCCATTGGCTGGCGCGAGGTTGAGGTGCTGGACAACGAGCGCTCCCGGCCCACTATAACTGTTACCGGCCGAGCACAGAAGTTCTTGGGCGACCGCAAGGTGCACTTGAGCATAACCCATCTATCAGACTACGCGGCTGCGGTCGTAGTTATCGAAGAGTAG
- a CDS encoding HAD-IA family hydrolase produces MIKAVVFDVDNTLVDFMKMKRAAVEAAVDAMIDAGLDLSPKQATRRIFAIYDEKGIEFQQVFDEFLNDTLGHVDYRILASGILAYRRAREGVMVAYPHVSLALTRLVRMGLRLGVVSDAPRLQAWMRLVSLSIDNFFDAVVTYDDTGKRKPDPAPFQKALELLAVEPHEAVMVGDWAERDIVGAKEIGMCTVFARYGDSFGTKHSGADKDINDILELIPFIERVNSGRRSRNRRPR; encoded by the coding sequence ATGATAAAGGCAGTAGTATTCGACGTTGACAATACGCTGGTTGACTTCATGAAGATGAAACGGGCAGCGGTTGAAGCGGCCGTAGATGCGATGATTGACGCCGGACTCGACCTGAGTCCAAAACAGGCAACGAGAAGAATATTCGCCATCTACGACGAGAAGGGAATTGAGTTCCAGCAGGTGTTTGACGAATTCCTCAACGACACGCTTGGCCACGTTGACTACCGGATTCTGGCCAGCGGCATACTCGCCTACCGCCGGGCGCGCGAGGGTGTAATGGTAGCGTACCCGCACGTCAGCCTGGCGCTCACCCGACTCGTACGGATGGGCCTCCGGCTCGGTGTGGTTTCGGACGCACCGCGACTACAGGCCTGGATGCGGCTTGTCTCGCTCAGTATTGACAACTTCTTCGACGCGGTCGTGACCTATGATGACACCGGCAAGCGCAAGCCTGACCCGGCACCGTTCCAGAAGGCCCTCGAACTGCTTGCGGTCGAGCCGCACGAAGCGGTTATGGTTGGCGACTGGGCCGAGCGCGACATCGTTGGCGCGAAGGAAATCGGGATGTGCACAGTGTTTGCACGGTATGGTGACAGCTTCGGCACGAAACACTCTGGCGCAGACAAGGATATCAACGACATCCTTGAGCTGATTCCATTCATCGAACGGGTCAACTCCGGCCGCCGGTCGAGAAATCGCCGTCCTCGGTGA